One segment of Urocitellus parryii isolate mUroPar1 chromosome 5, mUroPar1.hap1, whole genome shotgun sequence DNA contains the following:
- the LOC113198228 gene encoding killer cell lectin-like receptor subfamily B member 1, translating to MDRQVVYADLSLSRGQGPERSIPLSLPQDVSQGAPWHQLAWKLGCAGIILLLLSVIGLSVLVISLIQKSPMEKSSVDIQEKRNYTTETPRQLQCPKHGLQLRDKCFTISSSSKTWNNSLADCSQRESSLLLIQDQEELRFIQNMIKYEGNLYWIGLNFTLSEKKWKWINGSLLNHDILKIVGENKENSCAAISNMKVFSESCNSENKWICEKKLKPIRNKVS from the exons ATGGACAGACAGGTGGTATATGCTGATTTAAGCTTATCCAGGGGCCAAGGCCCTGAAAGGTCTATACCTCTATCTCTTCCCCAAG ATGTCTCTCAGGGTGCACCTTGGCACCAACTGGCTTGGAAACTTGGCTGTGCTGGAATAATTCTTCTTCTCTTGAGTGTGATTGGGTTGAGTGTTCTAG TGATATCCTTAATACAAAAATCACCAATGGAAAAGAGCAGTGTGGATATTCAAGAGAAGAGGAATTATACAACAG AGACACCACGTCAGTTACAGTGCCCTAAACATGGGCTTCAGCTCCGAGATAAATGCTTCACTATTTCTAGTTCTTCCAAAACTTGGAATAACAGTCTAGCTGACTGCTCCCAAAGAGAATCCAGTTTGCTGCTCATCCAAGATCAGGAAGAATTG AGATTCATACAGAACATGATAAAGTATGAAGGAAATCTGTATTGGATTGGACTAAATTTTACATTATCAGAGAAGAAGTGGAAGTGGATAAATGGCTCTTTATTAAATCATGACAT aTTAAAAATTGTtggtgaaaataaagaaaacagctgTGCTGCTATCTcaaacatgaaagtattttctgAGAGCTgtaattcagaaaacaaatggaTCTGTGAAAAGAAACTAAAACCCATCAGAAATAAAGTATCTTGA